The region AACTGATTTCTAGAAGAATAACAATCAAATAGTCAAATTcactattgtatttgataaacATAGTATTGAACATGATGTACCTTGGGTTTGGAGGTGAAATCCCCGAAGGAGGGGGTTGAGGAAGCAAGAACCAGGAAAGGGGGTTTCGATTTTGTAGGGTTTGAGTGGTGGCGgagaggagagaaagagagggatGAGGTGGGTGAAGGGCGGAGGTGgaaaagaggaagaggaagagaggagaagagggaAAGGGAGGTTGCCATGAAGAACAACCACCAATACACCCACTCTTCCCTTCCCTCTCTTCTCTCTGTCTCTATGTAGCcacaataataataaaacacAGAACAGAAGACAACAAGCGCGGAAAGAGTTGATTTAATTGTGGCTGTGGGTGATAAAAACACACAGAAAACGGGACAAAGAGCtttgataaataaatttatttcattagcATAGAGCTTTTTTAATAAGCTCCTCTGTCTTAAGGAACCGCTTCATCATAATATaatgtcaaacaaccaattattccgtgttaaaaaaacaaattattcCAAAAGTTCAAATTATTGTGTAATAGTCACATAGATAGTTTTatattaacatttttttacattttgaaATAGTTTATGTAATGATATAGATACTCACATTAGGAATTTTGCTTGGCATGCTAATAGTAGTGGACTTAGCTGGAACATTGTTGCATGAGATGCAGTTGTGAGATCAGAATTAATATGGAGGATTAGAAGTAAACGATTATCGCTTAACTAGTGTGACTTTTCTTAAGCTTACTTGGATGATGTGGGAAGATCCTAGCTACTTAGGGTTTCGATTCTCAACTCTAAATATCTTCGAGCCTTGTCTTTGATGGGTTATAACCTATAAatttgagagtttttttttgcCCACATTGTTGGTGAAGCATGATGTGGGAGCTAAAATTCCTTCTTTATGGTTCCAAGTTCCGACTTTATTAAGGAAACTCTTCCATTTGGTCCATGGACTAGTCAGATTTAGATAAGCAAACTAATATGGTGAATTTTGTAAATGTCTCTTTAGGGGAGCATGACTCCCTTGagactaaaaaaaaaatatgtgatcGTGAATCACATTACTAATTAACGAAGATCCGCTAGAATAACAGACTAAAATGTTTAAATGTGTAATATATTACTCGTTATTTTTAGTGAAGTTATTTTCGTGCCAAAtaatctaatttttttatttattctatttctCTCTCCTCTCATTTGAGGTACACAGtgaaagttattttttttaatgaaaactcTTCCTTATAGCCTAAGACCTAAATACAGTAGAGTGACTGAAGATACGATTCGATTTATACCAATAAGAAAAAAAGACAACAAATACAAGCTAATCTAGTTCACTTAGAAAAGCGGCTGGCAATGAAAAACAGTTGTTGAGAGATACATATTCATTTGATGTGATTTTATAGTTTCAAAGAATTAGTCTCATAACTGTCGGTCGCCATGAAAatatcttagaaaaaaaaggcCCAGACAGAAACACCAATAGAGAGGCCCATACATGGCTCCAAGGTTCAAAGTTGAAAACCcaattgacccaaaaaaaaggtTGAAAACCCAATACGCATAATCATCATGATATATGTATGTTAGTGTAATCTATGGTTGCGACGGTGGCCCAGATTTGCAGGAAGCAGTGTAAACGAAGCACCGCAACTTTCTCTCTTTCGCGCTGCTGAgattaaagaaaaaagagaaaacaaacaaacaaacacgcctcaactctctctctctctctctctctctcaccgcATCGCATTAGATCGTAATCCAACGaacccttcttcttcctcttccttcaccCTCTCGTCTTCTCTTCCCTTCACCGCCTTGCCTCACCGCGAAGAATTCCATGTTCCTCactgcaacaacaacaacaacggtaCCTCTTTTTCAACTCCACTTGTCCTTCTATGGCTTCAACTGCTTTTGTTTTACCTTCAATTAACGTTACTTGTTATCCTAGCTTGTCCAAATCAATTTTGTGTTGGGTGAGGGTTCTGTTTCTTTCATTCTTAGCTTTGTAGTATGAATGATACACATGTTGAAAGTGTAGTGCCACTTGTTTTAGTTGGTGATTTGAACTCCTTCTCTTGCTCCATGTTTGAATCTATCTAATTTGCTAATTGGAATTGGTGAATATGTGCAGTGAAGTTAGACAACTTGCATTTCATCGCTATTAACGCCGGTCGCGCCTGGTGAGTTCTGTTCTTCACATTGTTATCTTGGTTGTGCTGCTCAATTTGATTTAATATTAAGTGCATCTTTGGAaatctttctacaattgattcaaTTATGGGGCGAAACTTCTGTGAGTTGCTTCTGGGTGTCGCGGAAATAATTCTAATGTTAGAGAAGATGATTCAAACATGATATTGCATTAATGTAGATTTTTGCAGTGCTTTTAGCTGAGTATATTCATTTTAACATTTGTTTCCCACTCCACAAGTGAAATTTCAATGTGGAGCATTTAAAAAACTATTAATTGTTTTGTTTGTAGTTATTAGACATACCTTTTGATCATCGTGGTGGATGCTGTGGTCTTGCGTGTTCCTTCAGATCAATGATTAGTTCAACTGGAGAATTGACAAGCCATAACAACAGTAGCATTGAGCACATGGAAACTGAGCAACCTGAATTGTCTGAAAAAACACCTCAGATAGGCTCTGAATGTCTGGACGGTGAACAAAGGGTGCTTGGTACTGTGTCAACCAGTTCTGTTAATAATGAAAATTCAAATCAAGTTTCTGCCAATGTGACCGAGAATTCTGTTTTTCAACTACCAGCAACACCTCAACATTGCTTAGAAAAGAGTGGTCAGACTGTAACAAGTCCACCCCTGGAAGAAAGCACCTTGAAACAAGTTGCTACTAATGTATCTAATGGTAAATCAGAAAACAAATGTCAGACATCCTCTCAAGATGTTCAAAACGAACTTGTGGAAGCAAGTGATGTAATAACTGGCTCTTTTGTTGCGGACCAAACACAATCCATTCCTGCTCAAGTGAATACGAGTTCTGTGAATGAACTATTGGATATTCCTTCCGGAGATGTTGCAgtagaagttggttctgatagTTTAGAAAAAAAGTCTAAAGGGTGCTTGGTAGACAGCGAACAAAGGGTACTTGGTACTGTGTTAACCAATTCTATTAATGATGGAAATTCAAATCAAGTTTCTGCCAATGTGACCGAGAATTCtgttattcaactgccagcacCACCTCAACATTGCTTTGAAAAGAGTGGACAGACTGTAAAAAGTTCATCTCTGGAAGAAAGTACCTTAAAACAAGTCTCCACTAATTTATCTAACAGTAAATCAGAAAACATATGTCAGACATCCTCTCAAGATGTTCAAAACGAACTTGTGGAAACAAGTGATGCAGTAACTGGCTCTGTTGTTGCAGACAAAACACAATCCATTCCTGCTCAAGTGAATACAAGTTCTGTGAATGAACTATTGGATATTCCTTCCAGAGATGTTGCagaagaagttggttctgatagTTCAGAAAGGAAGTCTAAAAGCACAACTCCTTCACAATTGAGACATATAGGTAAAAGTAACTCAAAGTTATCGAAAAAGAAGTATATCCTAAGGTCGTTAGGAAGCAGTGACAGAGCTTTGCGGTCCAGGACAAAAGAAAAACCTAAAGCGCCTGAACCAAGTAGTAACTCAGTTGACGTTAATAATGATGGagtgaagaaggaaaaaaggaggaagaagaaaaaaacaggagGGGAGGAAAAGAAGGATcaattttataaaatcaaagctCACCTAAGATATTTATTAAACAGAGTAAGCTATGAGCAAAACTTAATTGATGCTTACTCTGGTGACGGCTGGAAAGGATACAGGTTCGTAAATCGTACCATTACTTGTACTTTGTTTAACTTGTAATCTATATTTGGATTTGCATCCTGGTCTATGTTAGATCTTAGCCTCTATTTGATTATATCAATTCTATCGGTTAATTTCTGTGAAACTAAAGTTGAGCTAGATCTGGCATATTCTGACAATTAATGCTCCAGGGACCATGTTTTAAGATATCCTTTAACTAGCCTTTTGCAAGTTGAATGATCACAAGTCTATGGAACAGTATGCTTATGATCTAAATGTAGGCTAGAGAGCTTTTTCCTATTGAATTTGGATAAAACAGTTCAAATGTGATCTTACATATTTGGATTTGACATTGTATTCAGATTATATATGTTATTTTGATCATTAAATTCTTTCCAAAAACAAATATAGGAAacttagggcctgtttgatttATGTTCCCATTTTCAATTTCTGAAACTTGTTTTAAATAATGTTTTAATATCAGATTTGGAAAACATTTAACGAAATCTTTTTGACGTTATAATTTTGGGAAACAAATAACAATTTGTGCTCCCTCTGCCATAAACCATCATGCGCCATTGAACCTCTGTCTTTTGAGTCTcccttttcttctctttctctctttggcAGTTGTTCCACCAGGAGGTGTCCCTTGAAGCTCTGTCACCGGTCTGCGTTGCTAAGCCTTGCGAGTTGAGACCTCCCCACTATCCTGCTGCTCTGCTGCCATTAGATTGTTCTCTAATCACTGCAAGGCCAATGTGACGGGGATGGTTTCAATTTTTACTATTATTTTTGTTTAGGTTGGTACTCCGATTTTGAATTGATCGGGATGATTTCAATCGAGAAGATTACTTTTGCTACAGATTTTCAAAGCATCTTTTATCTGTTTCTGTTTTATGGTTTTTGACGGAGTTTTGAAAACTGTTTCTAAAACTTTGAGCACGGAAACTCTTGCCAAACaagtgtttttctttttttcagttTCACAaacagaaaacattttttttaaaattgaaatcaaACAAGGCCTTAGTTTTAGAAATACCCCACTTGCTTCTTGCCTAGATATTCCAGCTAAAGAATGCTTCAACCGATGCATGGATTCACCTAGGTTGACAATAGTATACCTCCTGAATCTTAGCTATGTAAAAATAGAATTGCAAATGTCTATCACTAAATGCAACCTTGAGGAATTAAAAATATATCTTTAACACTCCATGTGCTTGGGTTTCATTTAATTGTGTCCCTTGCTGTTTTCCCTTCTTACCTTTCTGCCACTAAATCCATGAGGCTTTTTTGTTTAGATTTGAGACTGGCCCGTTGCTCTCAAATCGGCTTAAACCAAAAGCTGTCACTTGAGTACCACCTTCTTATTACAGGATTTAAACAACTGAGCTACTAATTCGGCTCCTCCAAGCTTATCCTGTCGATGCCGCATCTTTTTTGTCTAGTTGAACTAGTTAATTTTACAATATTTTGAGAATACACAATCACTTTGACCTAATGCAGTTTTTATGCTGCATTTAACCATTAGTGAGATCTCTATTTCAGTATTTCTTTCATGATCTAATCTTGTTCTTTTTTGTCATTTTGAGCATATTCTTTGTTTAGACCTTATGCTATGATATTTAGCCATTCTTTTTTTTGCGAGGAGTTTATTTTTTCATGTTGTCTGGTGAACCTAAGGCCTTCTGTAGTTGTTAAATGCCCTAagcttgttttcatttttatttgcttttggaGTGGATAATTTTTGTCTATTTGTTTGATTGTTTAACTTTGCAGTATGGACAAGTTAAAGCCTGATAAGGAGATTCAACGGGCTAAATCTGAAATTCTTCGACGTAAATTGAAAATTAGGGATCTATTTCAAAACTTGGATTCCTTGTGTGCTGAAGGAAAGTTTCCAGAATCTTTGTTTGATTCTGAGGGAGAGATTGACAGTGAGGATGTAGGTTAATCCTGTATATATTCATTTCTAAATAAGGTATTCAATTTTAAAGGATTTTGGAGTTGTGAATACTTACGTTAGTTTGTGTTGCAGATATTCTGTTCAATTTGCCAGACCAAAGAGTTGAGCACTGATAATGATATAATTCTCTGTGATGGTGCTTGTGACCGTGGATTTCACCAGCACTGCTTGGATCCTCCATTGTTAACTGAAGACAGTAATATCTGATCCACCTGATTGATTGGTCACATTATGCTTCCGTGTTATTTATCATTTATGTATTTACTTGTGTGGTTTACAGTTCCACCTGGCGATGAGGGTTGGTTATGCCCCGGATGTGATTGCAAAGATGACTGCGTTGACCTTCTTAACGACTCCTTAGGAACACGTCTCTCTCTTAGTGACACCTGGGAGGTCAGTGGGCAAACTTGGTCTCTtttcaataattatttttttggacTTTTTCTCACCTCAGTATGTGCTTGATACATGTTCAGAAGGTTTTTCCTGAAGCAGCAGCTGTTACTGGAAATAATATGGATCAGGGACTTCCttctgatgattctgatgatgatgattataACCCTAATGGTAAAGAGGATGTGGAGGTTGAAGGAGGTGAATCAAGTTCTGATGAATCTGAATATGCTTCTGCTTCTGAGAAATTGGAAGATTCACACCATGAGGATCCATACTTaggccttccttctgaagaTTCAGAGGACAATGATTATGATCCTAGTGCTCCAGATCTTGACAATAAAGTCACAGAAGAAAGTTCAAGCTCTGATTTCACATCTGACTCTGAGGATCTTGCTGCTGCTATTGAGGATAACACGTCCCCTGGACATGTTAAACAGACTAAAAGCAGACAAAAAAGTAAAGTTGGTAAGAACCCATCAATGGTTGATGAAGTGTCATCTTTACGAGAGCCAGAACTTGAGGAAGAGGGTTTCACTCCAGTTTCTGGGAAAAGAAATGTGGAAAGGCTGGACTACAAAAAGCTGTATGATGTAAGTTCCTTCTTGTAGTACACGGTTTAAAATACTACATGATTCTACATGCATGGTCTGCTGACTTTCTTATTTGAAGTAGGGTATGCATTACACTAATGATGCATGGTACATAACAAGTATATGATGAGTTGAAGTCATTCATTGTTCCATTCTCTGTTTTTTTTCCTCTCAATATTTTACACTGCTATGTTATTTTTGTAGGAGACATACAAAAGTGATACtagtgaagatgaagaatggACTGCCAGTGCCACTCCAAGTAGAAAAAAGAAACTCTGTGGCAAAATGACTCCAGTGTCATCAGATGGAAAGGCCTCAAATAATTCTAGACATACTCCTGAAAGGAACACCCAACAAGATAAAGTTGAAAATACAAATAATTCACCCACTAAATCACTTGAAGGCTGTCTGGAATCTGGCTCAAGGGATAAAAAGCCTAGGTCTTCAACACGTCAAAGACTTGGAGACGTTGTAGTGCAGGTAATGGTGAAGTACCTTCTCAATTTGGTTTCTAAATTTAATCTGTGTTCAGAAAATCTTTCAACCAAGTTTCTAATTTGCCCACTTATCCTGCCATTATCTTTCAATTAAAATTGTGTTCCTCTTGATATATTCAATATACCAATATATATATGCAAAGTTGAACtgcaaaaatgatttttttttgtttggggAGGGGGTTAATAGGTAAATAAATGATTGCAAAATTTTCCTTAAATGCAGAAAATATATTGGAACAATATTGATTACAATATTTTGTTTTAGTACAAATACCTGGTCCTTTTTATCGGAATACTAGTTATCTTCGCTGATCCAATGCACAGGTCTCAGGTTGGTGTTTTCTGTTTTATGTTATATTATTattcatttataaaaaaatgatattaattttGCAGATGTTATAAAGTAAATTAGTAAAATTTGTTCCAAATAAGAGTGCTGTAATTTGTTTTGCTTAAAGCTTTTTTTTTCAAGTTAGTCTCATTAAATCCTGTTAATTGTATGACAATTTTAGTAGTAATTTCGTATGATTTTGAAAAGCATATAAGGTGATAAaccattatttttatttttattttgcaaAAGATAAACCATTCATTTGCTAGAAAGAGAAGTTAGGTTCTTATAATAGCAGCTTCGTCCTGATTAGGTTAGTGTTTCAACTTTCATGTAACTATTTTTAAATAATGAGGGGGAATTTGGCCACTTAGAGATTAGAGAATTACTAATGGCATTGATTgaattaaattttcattttcattggaTTTTCAATTTCCATATCTTGAAGtcataagaaatgaaaatactAAAATCTTGAATTTTGAGCACTCAAAAAATGTATTAGTGATTTCTTGAAACTCAATCCAATATTATTATGTATATAGATAGAGAGATAAGAATTGGGTAAAATGTGTTTTCATCCTTGTAAAATTCCCTGAGCACTTGGTGACTAGAACTAGCCTAAGGTGGTTTGGTCATTTGGGAAGACCAATAGATGCTCTAGCGAGAAAGTGGATAAAATGACTGATTGTCTAATTAAAAccattattttttgtttgttgctTCAAATGGTTTTGGTTTCGATTAATTCATGTAGTTGATCTTTGCTAGTGGGATAAGgcttgattgttgtttctgtttatAAATTTATGCTGCCACATGCTATGGGAAATGTCTTTGCATGCAATTCTTTACAGGAACCACAGACTTCAAAAAACTTGCTTGTAATCCTCAATGACTATTCTTGTATTTTCAGAGACTTCACAAATCTTTTAAAGACAATCAGTATCCGGATCGAGCCACAAAAGAAAGCTTGGCAGAAGAACTGGGGCTCACTTTTTTCCAGGTCATGCCTTTTAGCAATGTTCTTGCAGTGAGCACATTTTTGCTTTCTCCTTTCTGAATTTGCCATTCTTTTTCACTTTCAGGTTGACAAATGGTTTGGCAATGCTCGATGGGGCTTTCGGCGTTCATCGCGTATGGGAGCTAGTCCAGGCGAATATGCTTCGCCACAGGCCACTGGCAGCGGACCTGAAAATACTGGGGAGAGGGAACGCGAATTAGCTTCCCAGGAAGTCggtgaagaaaaattgaaaaccccCAGTCCTAGAAAAAGGAAGCATTTGTCTGAACCGCAGGCATCTGAAGCACCGCAGATTATTGTTCTTGGCTTAGCAGCATCTCCTGGCTCACCACGGGCTCATGCAGGCAATAAAAAGAAGACAGTGAAAAGGAAATGATGCTTCATTGAGAAATCAACAACCTTAATCTTTTCCTAAGGCAGCATAATTGTAGAATACATCCGTTGATTGAGATCCTCTGAGATGATCACTTCTAATCTTGATGGATTTTGTTTCCATTCTGAAAGGTATTGTTTGTATGTCCAAAAATTAACATTCCATTGTTCATCCAACGTAAGTTAGTTTTAGATTTGCCCCACACATGCAAACACTAAAATTTTTGCCAGTTGTTAGTTTTAGATTTTATTCCCCCATTTACAGAGAGACCTTTTACGGTTTACCTTTATCTGAATGATGTTTTATATGGGGGGGTCTACTAAACACTGCAGAAAAGCAGATAGAAATTTGGGGgaacatttttctttcttacctGGGGATTCATAGCATCATTTTGTATCAACATGCATGTCACCCTAGCCAATGCAGCAACTATTGTTATTTGATCTGTGCCAGCGCCCATCTTGCACCGGTACTAGTTTGATGGTTTAGCATTCAGGGTGGTTGTCTCCTGAAATTGTTTATCTTTTTATTCGGCTATGTAACTGTATTTGAGTAACAGATGGAATGGGAGCATTTTATATTCTTGATTGCTACACTTTATGGTTGTAATGTTTATGAT is a window of Lotus japonicus ecotype B-129 chromosome 5, LjGifu_v1.2 DNA encoding:
- the LOC130716953 gene encoding homeobox protein HAT3.1, which gives rise to MISSTGELTSHNNSSIEHMETEQPELSEKTPQIGSECLDGEQRVLGTVSTSSVNNENSNQVSANVTENSVFQLPATPQHCLEKSGQTVTSPPLEESTLKQVATNVSNGKSENKCQTSSQDVQNELVEASDVITGSFVADQTQSIPAQVNTSSVNELLDIPSGDVAVEVGSDSLEKKSKGCLVDSEQRVLGTVLTNSINDGNSNQVSANVTENSVIQLPAPPQHCFEKSGQTVKSSSLEESTLKQVSTNLSNSKSENICQTSSQDVQNELVETSDAVTGSVVADKTQSIPAQVNTSSVNELLDIPSRDVAEEVGSDSSERKSKSTTPSQLRHIGKSNSKLSKKKYILRSLGSSDRALRSRTKEKPKAPEPSSNSVDVNNDGVKKEKRRKKKKTGGEEKKDQFYKIKAHLRYLLNRVSYEQNLIDAYSGDGWKGYSMDKLKPDKEIQRAKSEILRRKLKIRDLFQNLDSLCAEGKFPESLFDSEGEIDSEDIFCSICQTKELSTDNDIILCDGACDRGFHQHCLDPPLLTEDIPPGDEGWLCPGCDCKDDCVDLLNDSLGTRLSLSDTWEKVFPEAAAVTGNNMDQGLPSDDSDDDDYNPNGKEDVEVEGGESSSDESEYASASEKLEDSHHEDPYLGLPSEDSEDNDYDPSAPDLDNKVTEESSSSDFTSDSEDLAAAIEDNTSPGHVKQTKSRQKSKVGKNPSMVDEVSSLREPELEEEGFTPVSGKRNVERLDYKKLYDETYKSDTSEDEEWTASATPSRKKKLCGKMTPVSSDGKASNNSRHTPERNTQQDKVENTNNSPTKSLEGCLESGSRDKKPRSSTRQRLGDVVVQRLHKSFKDNQYPDRATKESLAEELGLTFFQVDKWFGNARWGFRRSSRMGASPGEYASPQATGSGPENTGERERELASQEVGEEKLKTPSPRKRKHLSEPQASEAPQIIVLGLAASPGSPRAHAGNKKKTVKRK